The following are encoded in a window of Nibricoccus aquaticus genomic DNA:
- a CDS encoding general secretion pathway protein GspK, with amino-acid sequence MKNANAIFKEKTGGAVGRQSTSCAVRAARLHRTKGSVLIIVLVTMLFAVAALTLFLEKASTDLIAETRVMTDARLRTEAYSALETTVGVLEDFRSVLGNLRSPSEGWGEPLEFAGYEPGEGREVAVSFDDESGKLSLPRVDAPTLTLIFKSWDMPVPDAEKLTDALLGWMKKDHTAASIAAPRAEDYDKGDLPYQPPGRSLRSFSELAAIEYAREVFYDEKGLPNDLWRRFTTTFSLYNFNRPNINGASPELIASLGADDPQQQQRLNEYRTGSGMYQANGSGVFKSSNDIAGVLGAKSEAAGRVGTEIHALRVIVTVREGLNTYRLAVLLAPSGGAKAPEAGALNKATAEGNNGAQGGNSSPAAASGRSTPATAASTAQVKSLNYPFTLLEIRENGAIPTADVTTSSPL; translated from the coding sequence ATGAAGAACGCGAACGCCATTTTTAAGGAGAAGACCGGCGGGGCGGTCGGTCGGCAATCGACGTCATGCGCGGTGAGGGCAGCGCGCCTCCATCGGACAAAAGGCTCGGTGCTGATCATCGTGCTGGTGACGATGTTGTTCGCGGTGGCGGCGCTGACGTTGTTTTTGGAGAAGGCCAGCACGGATCTGATCGCGGAGACGCGGGTGATGACGGATGCGCGGTTGCGGACTGAGGCGTACTCGGCGCTGGAGACGACGGTGGGCGTGCTGGAGGATTTTCGGTCGGTGCTGGGGAATTTGCGGAGTCCATCGGAGGGTTGGGGCGAGCCGTTGGAGTTTGCGGGGTACGAGCCGGGGGAGGGGCGGGAAGTGGCGGTGAGTTTTGACGATGAGAGCGGGAAGCTCTCGCTGCCGCGGGTGGATGCGCCGACGTTGACGCTGATTTTCAAGTCGTGGGACATGCCGGTGCCGGACGCGGAGAAGCTGACGGATGCGTTGCTGGGCTGGATGAAGAAAGACCACACGGCAGCGTCGATCGCGGCACCGCGGGCTGAGGATTACGACAAGGGGGATCTGCCGTACCAGCCGCCAGGGCGGTCGTTGCGGTCGTTCTCGGAGCTGGCGGCCATCGAGTATGCTCGGGAGGTTTTCTACGATGAGAAGGGGCTGCCGAATGATCTGTGGCGGCGGTTCACGACGACGTTTTCGCTCTATAATTTCAATCGTCCGAATATCAACGGGGCGTCGCCGGAGCTGATTGCCTCGCTCGGGGCGGATGACCCGCAGCAGCAGCAACGGCTCAATGAGTATCGCACGGGTTCGGGGATGTATCAGGCGAATGGATCGGGTGTGTTCAAGTCGTCGAACGACATCGCGGGCGTGCTCGGGGCGAAGTCGGAAGCGGCGGGGCGGGTGGGGACGGAGATCCACGCATTGCGGGTGATCGTGACGGTGCGCGAAGGGTTGAACACGTACCGGCTGGCGGTGTTGCTGGCGCCATCGGGCGGGGCGAAGGCGCCGGAGGCGGGAGCGTTGAACAAGGCGACGGCAGAGGGAAATAATGGCGCGCAAGGAGGTAACTCCTCGCCGGCGGCTGCGTCTGGCCGGAGTACCCCCGCGACGGCTGCGAGCACGGCGCAGGTGAAAAGCCTGAACTACCCATTTACACTCTTGGAAATCCGTGAAAACGGTGCGATTCCCACTGCCGACGTTACGACCTCTTCCCCCTTGTGA
- the gspG gene encoding type II secretion system major pseudopilin GspG has translation MTPLLSASLRRGVRQSRAAFTLLEILVVLAILGLLATLAITNLDTVMGTANDKTADLFVKNTLKVPLKTYSMTMGSYPSTAEGLQALITAPANKSGQWKGPYLEVDSAALLDPWKEPYQYRYPGVKNKNSYDLWSKGQDKVDGTADDIGNWASAAETAK, from the coding sequence ATGACCCCTCTTCTTAGCGCTTCTCTTCGTCGCGGTGTGCGTCAGTCGCGTGCTGCATTTACCCTGCTCGAAATTCTCGTCGTGCTGGCGATCCTCGGTCTGCTGGCGACACTGGCGATCACAAATCTCGATACCGTGATGGGAACGGCGAATGACAAGACGGCCGATCTTTTCGTGAAGAATACGCTGAAGGTGCCGCTGAAAACGTACAGCATGACGATGGGTTCTTATCCATCGACGGCCGAGGGGTTGCAGGCGTTGATCACGGCTCCGGCTAACAAGTCGGGGCAGTGGAAGGGACCGTATCTCGAAGTGGACAGCGCCGCTTTACTCGATCCGTGGAAGGAGCCGTATCAGTACCGCTATCCCGGCGTGAAAAACAAAAACAGCTACGACCTTTGGTCGAAGGGGCAGGACAAGGTGGATGGCACGGCGGACGACATCGGCAACTGGGCCAGTGCAGCGGAGACCGCGAAGTAA
- a CDS encoding prepilin-type N-terminal cleavage/methylation domain-containing protein has translation MNAAITVFRRSRAGFTLLEILLVLALLGLLAGVFISAAGGLTGGKAAVAEDVFWQAVTEGRKQALLAGREVRMLFVAATKDEPAALVLNRDGVEQRMPFEAKDDVKLDFLSTQKTRSTILVAGELVETQTLPYVTFYGDGTCSPFRVQLRNGGINPRTHAIDPWTCAQVLPSAEDRR, from the coding sequence ATGAACGCAGCGATCACCGTTTTTCGCCGGAGCCGGGCGGGTTTCACGTTGTTGGAAATCCTGCTGGTGCTGGCGTTGCTGGGCTTGCTGGCGGGGGTATTCATCTCGGCGGCGGGAGGGCTCACGGGCGGCAAGGCGGCGGTGGCGGAGGATGTTTTCTGGCAGGCGGTGACAGAGGGGCGTAAGCAGGCGCTGCTCGCGGGGCGCGAAGTGCGGATGCTTTTTGTCGCGGCGACAAAGGATGAGCCGGCGGCGCTAGTGCTGAACCGGGACGGCGTGGAGCAGCGGATGCCGTTTGAGGCGAAGGACGATGTGAAGCTGGATTTTCTCTCCACGCAGAAGACGCGCTCGACGATTCTGGTGGCGGGAGAATTGGTGGAGACGCAGACGCTGCCGTATGTGACTTTTTATGGTGACGGGACGTGTTCGCCGTTTCGCGTGCAGCTGCGTAATGGGGGCATCAATCCGCGCACGCATGCGATCGATCCGTGGACGTGCGCGCAGGTGCTGCCTTCGGCGGAGGATCGGCGATGA
- a CDS encoding type II secretion system F family protein, which yields MPRFSYTARNRSGQSVADTLEASSRKDALRLLSARGLQPIRVDESSTSRPAAKKSSASSRADQPAARSKSAQKLTRAERLPFLQALEDLISSGLSAGEGLRLLSQRLQEPKLKALCAGLWERLGEGATLSRALGDFPEVFDSATINLIQAGEATGSLHDVLSRLITHLSEQQERRRELVNAMLYPVTLLFVAGGVVLFFLFFLLPKLQGLFTSLGGKLPFSTQLLIGSANFALKYGIFVLGAAVFGVITFWRWRATPAGRETTDAWLLKLPLAGKFFVSQTVLAISQTLSVLLENGITTVEALKMTARQIENVIHRRAFDEAVDRVIEGEGLSRALERTACFPPLVLDQLAIGENTGNIVPSLKKISANYQKIVSRQLAMFTKVISSGVLLSVFVFVGFLAFSIVSAVFQLSASFK from the coding sequence ATGCCGCGTTTTTCCTACACCGCCCGCAACCGCTCCGGCCAGTCCGTAGCCGACACGCTCGAAGCCTCCAGCCGCAAAGACGCCCTCCGCCTCCTCTCCGCCCGCGGCCTCCAACCCATCCGCGTCGACGAATCCTCCACCAGCCGCCCCGCCGCGAAAAAATCCTCAGCCTCTTCCCGCGCCGACCAGCCCGCGGCCCGCTCCAAGTCCGCGCAAAAACTCACCCGCGCCGAGCGTCTCCCGTTTCTCCAGGCCCTCGAAGATCTCATCTCCAGCGGCCTCTCCGCCGGCGAAGGTCTCCGCCTGCTCTCGCAACGCCTTCAGGAGCCCAAGCTCAAAGCCCTCTGCGCCGGCCTCTGGGAACGCCTCGGCGAAGGTGCCACCCTCTCCCGCGCCCTCGGCGATTTCCCCGAGGTGTTCGACAGTGCCACCATCAATCTCATCCAGGCCGGCGAAGCCACTGGCAGTCTCCACGATGTCCTTTCACGCCTCATCACGCACTTGAGCGAACAGCAGGAACGTCGTCGCGAGCTCGTTAACGCGATGCTCTACCCGGTCACGCTCCTCTTCGTCGCCGGCGGTGTCGTCCTCTTCTTCCTCTTCTTCCTCCTGCCAAAACTCCAGGGCCTCTTCACCTCCCTCGGCGGCAAACTCCCCTTCTCAACCCAGCTCCTCATCGGCTCGGCCAACTTCGCCCTCAAGTACGGCATCTTCGTCCTCGGTGCCGCAGTCTTCGGCGTCATCACTTTCTGGCGCTGGCGCGCGACTCCCGCCGGCCGCGAAACCACCGACGCCTGGCTCCTCAAGCTCCCGCTCGCCGGCAAATTCTTCGTCAGCCAGACCGTCCTCGCCATCAGCCAGACACTCTCCGTCCTCCTCGAAAATGGCATCACCACCGTCGAGGCACTCAAGATGACCGCCCGCCAGATCGAGAACGTCATCCACCGCCGCGCCTTCGACGAAGCCGTGGACCGAGTCATCGAAGGTGAAGGCCTCTCGCGCGCCCTCGAACGCACCGCTTGCTTTCCCCCACTCGTCCTCGACCAGCTCGCGATCGGCGAAAACACCGGCAACATCGTGCCCAGCCTCAAAAAAATTTCCGCCAACTACCAGAAGATCGTCTCCCGCCAGCTCGCCATGTTCACCAAAGTGATCTCCAGCGGCGTGCTCCTCAGCGTCTTCGTCTTCGTCGGCTTCCTCGCCTTCTCCATCGTCAGCGCCGTCTTCCAGCTCAGCGCCTCCTTCAAGTAA
- a CDS encoding GspE/PulE family protein, with protein sequence MLGTSPDSTLPASLASRLSDEQRQPILEASRGQRVKLLAAALSLSEPDTLNAVAAAAGLDTAHNLEADGPSLSLLPARLVHDYQLVPIVHGKPASDASGPQPSTLNSQPSASDPLHLATAWPPDAIMVDWIRTFTPRPVVWHLGVAEKIHQLILQHFGVGSGSLEDSDDGYVAPEAAQQADDVDEEAAVVRFVTDVISQAVADEATDIHFEPQEGRLQIRYRVDGLLVAVPVPDNLLRFQDAIISRLKIMAKMNISEKRLPQDGRINFRAGATVLDIRVSTVPTIYAESISLRLLNQKKEAYTMDRLGMSKHEQEQINHILEYPHGIILVTGPTGSGKSTSLNAFLRKINSPDLRIITIEDPIEYEVPGVNQMQVRSEIGLTFASALRHVLRQDPDVIMVGEIRDKDTAEIAIRASLTGHLVFSTLHTNDAPGALTRLIDMGIEPFLVTSAIELVIAQRLVRRLCPDCAAPEPVNKLKLRDTLAVLGIDPAEADLINALKQPVGCDRCRGTGYRGRIGIFEILKPNDELHDLVIKRESTRTLTQSARKHGMRPLQVSGWEKVQAGHTTLDEVLRVITVTEK encoded by the coding sequence ATGCTCGGCACCTCGCCCGATTCCACCCTCCCGGCCTCGCTCGCCTCGCGCCTCTCCGACGAGCAACGCCAGCCCATCCTCGAAGCCTCCCGCGGCCAGCGCGTCAAACTCCTCGCCGCCGCCCTGAGTCTCTCCGAACCGGATACACTCAACGCCGTGGCCGCCGCCGCCGGCCTCGACACCGCCCACAACCTCGAAGCCGACGGCCCCTCACTCAGCCTCCTCCCCGCCCGCCTCGTCCACGACTACCAGCTCGTTCCCATCGTCCACGGCAAACCCGCCTCCGACGCTTCCGGCCCTCAACCCTCAACCCTCAACTCTCAACCTTCCGCTTCAGATCCTCTCCACCTCGCCACCGCCTGGCCGCCCGACGCGATCATGGTGGACTGGATCCGCACCTTCACCCCGCGCCCCGTCGTCTGGCACCTCGGCGTCGCCGAGAAAATCCACCAGCTCATCCTCCAGCACTTCGGCGTCGGCTCCGGCTCTCTCGAAGACTCCGACGACGGCTACGTCGCCCCCGAAGCCGCCCAGCAGGCCGACGACGTTGACGAAGAAGCCGCCGTCGTCCGCTTCGTCACCGACGTCATCAGCCAGGCCGTCGCCGACGAAGCCACCGACATCCATTTCGAACCGCAAGAAGGCCGCCTCCAGATCCGCTACCGCGTCGACGGCCTCCTCGTCGCCGTCCCCGTACCGGATAATTTGCTACGTTTCCAGGACGCCATCATCTCCCGCCTCAAAATCATGGCGAAGATGAACATCTCAGAAAAACGCCTCCCGCAGGACGGCCGCATCAATTTCCGCGCCGGTGCCACCGTCCTCGACATCCGCGTCTCCACCGTCCCCACCATCTACGCCGAATCCATCTCCCTCCGTCTTCTCAACCAGAAGAAGGAAGCCTACACGATGGACCGCCTCGGCATGAGCAAGCACGAGCAGGAGCAGATCAACCACATCCTCGAGTACCCGCACGGCATCATCCTCGTCACCGGCCCCACCGGCTCCGGCAAATCGACCTCGCTCAACGCCTTCCTCCGCAAGATCAACTCCCCCGATCTCCGCATCATCACGATCGAAGATCCCATCGAGTACGAAGTCCCCGGCGTGAACCAGATGCAGGTCCGCTCCGAAATCGGCCTCACCTTCGCCAGCGCCCTCCGCCACGTCCTCCGTCAAGACCCCGACGTCATCATGGTCGGCGAAATCCGCGACAAAGACACCGCCGAGATCGCCATCCGCGCCTCCCTCACCGGTCACTTGGTTTTTTCGACGCTTCACACCAACGATGCACCCGGCGCGCTCACGCGTCTGATCGACATGGGCATCGAGCCCTTCCTCGTCACCTCCGCCATCGAGCTCGTCATCGCCCAGCGCCTCGTCCGCCGCCTCTGTCCCGACTGCGCCGCCCCCGAGCCCGTCAACAAACTCAAACTCCGAGACACCCTCGCCGTCCTCGGCATCGACCCCGCCGAAGCCGATCTCATCAACGCCCTCAAGCAACCCGTCGGCTGCGACCGGTGCCGGGGAACTGGATACCGCGGCCGCATCGGCATCTTCGAAATCCTCAAGCCCAACGACGAACTCCACGACCTCGTCATCAAACGCGAAAGCACCCGCACGCTCACCCAGTCCGCCCGCAAACACGGGATGCGTCCGCTCCAGGTTTCCGGCTGGGAAAAAGTCCAGGCCGGCCACACCACCCTCGATGAAGTCCTCCGCGTCATCACGGTGACAGAAAAATAG
- a CDS encoding PulJ/GspJ family protein, translating into MKRRRGFSLIEVLVALAIFVMMAIALGATYINILNAYEIAGRAVTRDEDVRFARAALLAEADLTVVERGAEFDGGNGRRVSWKAAVEPTTTADLFKVTFQCELTGPDLPKPEMREETFRVLRPTWSQPADRDKLRADAKMRIEKIQQGLANKR; encoded by the coding sequence GTGAAGCGGCGGCGCGGTTTCTCGTTGATCGAGGTACTGGTGGCGCTGGCGATTTTCGTGATGATGGCGATCGCGCTGGGGGCGACGTATATCAACATCTTGAACGCGTACGAAATCGCGGGGCGGGCGGTGACGCGTGACGAGGATGTGCGTTTCGCGCGGGCGGCGTTGCTGGCGGAGGCGGATCTGACGGTGGTGGAGCGGGGCGCGGAGTTCGATGGTGGCAACGGGCGGCGCGTGAGCTGGAAAGCGGCGGTGGAGCCGACGACGACAGCGGATCTTTTCAAGGTGACGTTTCAGTGCGAGCTGACCGGGCCGGATCTGCCGAAGCCGGAGATGCGCGAGGAGACGTTCCGGGTATTGCGGCCGACGTGGTCGCAGCCGGCGGATCGCGACAAGCTGCGTGCGGATGCGAAAATGCGCATCGAGAAAATCCAGCAAGGACTGGCGAACAAGCGGTGA
- a CDS encoding PulJ/GspJ family protein, with translation MNARPLAARSRLRGGRSSLRGSLRRGFTLLEVLVAIGIVALVLVSMNTFVFSMGELWGKNTDLRLFELHVRNVTRFLERELGSAALPPFASVTEQGISVQEIRAQTGMTDNYLTFELPEGSRILNWPERALPDVMCALAVRDREGLVLLWHSRLEKKFADDPPRETVITPLVTEMSYDYYDTDFKNWKNERALRKNPAGEVVVPQRLRLKFIYGGRTIESLIGLPAVGQGMPML, from the coding sequence GTGAATGCAAGACCGCTCGCTGCGCGCTCGCGGCTACGGGGCGGGCGCTCGTCGCTACGCGGGAGTTTGCGGCGGGGGTTCACGTTGCTGGAGGTGCTGGTGGCGATCGGGATCGTGGCACTGGTGCTGGTTTCGATGAACACGTTTGTGTTTTCGATGGGCGAGTTGTGGGGGAAGAACACGGACCTGCGGTTGTTTGAACTGCATGTGCGCAATGTGACGCGTTTCCTGGAGCGCGAGCTGGGCTCGGCGGCGCTGCCGCCTTTCGCGAGCGTGACGGAGCAGGGGATTTCGGTGCAGGAAATCCGCGCGCAGACGGGGATGACGGATAATTATCTCACCTTCGAGCTGCCTGAAGGCAGTCGGATCCTGAACTGGCCGGAGCGGGCGCTGCCGGATGTGATGTGCGCGCTTGCCGTGCGCGATCGCGAAGGGCTGGTGCTGCTGTGGCATTCGCGGTTGGAGAAGAAATTCGCCGACGATCCGCCGCGCGAGACGGTGATCACGCCGTTGGTGACGGAGATGAGTTACGATTACTACGATACGGATTTCAAAAACTGGAAAAACGAGCGGGCGCTGCGCAAAAACCCGGCGGGCGAAGTCGTGGTGCCGCAGCGACTCCGGCTGAAGTTTATCTACGGCGGTCGCACGATAGAATCGTTGATCGGGTTGCCCGCGGTCGGGCAGGGGATGCCGATGTTGTGA
- a CDS encoding AraC family transcriptional regulator — protein MKKPASGRRSQQVVGPGLLSGQVSGSRYFFLNLSGGKQGGGLAFGGREQCNPDYRIDRASFAYALVEFVAEGAGWVRIGGGKKTEIGPGSVVVCRGTTALEMAAAAERPMVKYFLCLAGEAEVKRLAKAGLGADRVTALSAHGEVRSVLDDLVREGQRPGRRAAEICGVLFELLLLKLSEVAPRAGDAAEGETARENFLRCKALFDEQAERLMTLEQAAVEAQLDVSSVCRLFRRFQGISPYQYLLRRKMNLAAEFLVDGRGLVKEAAQRVGFADPYHFSRCFKAVHGVAPSGLQRRG, from the coding sequence GTGAAGAAGCCGGCCAGCGGCCGACGCTCCCAACAGGTGGTGGGGCCGGGGTTGTTGTCGGGGCAGGTGTCGGGGTCGCGGTATTTTTTCCTGAATTTATCGGGAGGCAAACAGGGCGGCGGGCTGGCGTTTGGGGGGCGGGAGCAGTGCAACCCGGATTACCGGATCGACCGGGCGTCGTTTGCGTATGCGCTCGTTGAGTTTGTCGCGGAGGGGGCGGGGTGGGTGCGGATTGGCGGTGGAAAGAAAACGGAGATCGGGCCGGGGAGTGTGGTGGTGTGCCGGGGGACGACGGCGTTGGAGATGGCGGCGGCAGCGGAGCGGCCGATGGTGAAGTATTTTTTGTGTCTGGCGGGAGAGGCGGAGGTGAAGCGACTGGCGAAGGCGGGGCTGGGGGCGGACCGGGTGACGGCGCTGAGCGCGCATGGTGAAGTACGGAGTGTGCTCGATGATCTGGTGCGCGAAGGGCAGCGGCCGGGGAGACGGGCGGCGGAGATTTGCGGGGTGTTGTTTGAGTTGTTGTTGCTGAAGCTGAGCGAGGTGGCGCCGCGGGCGGGGGATGCGGCGGAAGGGGAGACGGCGCGGGAGAATTTTTTGCGGTGTAAGGCGCTCTTCGACGAGCAGGCGGAGCGGTTGATGACGCTGGAGCAGGCGGCAGTGGAGGCGCAGCTGGATGTGTCTAGTGTTTGCCGGTTATTCAGGCGGTTTCAGGGGATCAGTCCGTATCAGTATCTGTTGCGGCGGAAGATGAATCTGGCGGCGGAGTTTTTGGTGGATGGGCGGGGGCTCGTCAAAGAGGCGGCGCAGCGGGTGGGGTTTGCGGACCCGTATCATTTTTCCCGATGCTTCAAGGCGGTGCATGGGGTGGCGCCGAGCGGGTTGCAGCGGCGGGGATGA
- a CDS encoding fucose isomerase produces MKKSSKAKTILLVASGDLRQSANETCWPAQAAMEKTLTKVIASFGYKLTRAHPYKPAVKHGFISSQKEGMEIFANLDPETPIIVAEAVWQYSHHVLAGLISHRGPILTVANWSGTWPGLVGMLNLNGGLTKAGVKYSTLWSENFDDAFFLDGLSAWLKTGVVKHKTAHVRPLAKTTVPPKAKAVAKKIAADLRKNKSIMGVFDEGCMGMYNAIIPDELLFQTGVYKERLSQSALYYAATQVTDAEAQEVFNWYKKKGFTFHFGTNEETELTERQVLLQCKTYIAAVRIADEFGCESIGIQYQQGLKDLLPASDLVEGTLNNSDRPPVKNAAGKVIRPGQAITHFNEVDECAGLDGVFTNRVHTALGQPVENTLHDLRWGSPDASGTTDEYVWVFLISGSAPAAHHIGGWAGSDSMRQPGMYFRLGGGTLRGVARPGEIVWSRVWVANGKLKMDLGRAKVIELPKEETERRWKETTVQWPIMHAVTYGVSRDQMMARHQANHIQVAYANSAKEADLALYAKAALAAELGLEVSLCGTKANGTAF; encoded by the coding sequence ATGAAAAAATCCTCCAAAGCCAAAACCATCCTCCTCGTTGCCAGCGGCGACCTCCGCCAGTCCGCCAACGAAACCTGCTGGCCCGCCCAGGCCGCGATGGAAAAAACGCTGACCAAGGTCATCGCCTCCTTCGGCTACAAACTCACCCGCGCCCACCCCTACAAACCCGCCGTCAAACACGGCTTCATCTCCTCTCAAAAGGAAGGCATGGAGATCTTCGCCAATCTTGATCCCGAGACTCCGATCATCGTCGCCGAAGCCGTCTGGCAATATTCCCACCACGTCCTCGCCGGCCTCATCTCGCACCGCGGCCCGATCCTCACCGTCGCCAACTGGTCCGGCACCTGGCCCGGCCTCGTCGGTATGCTGAACCTCAACGGCGGCCTCACCAAAGCCGGCGTCAAATACTCCACCCTCTGGAGCGAAAACTTCGACGACGCCTTCTTCCTCGACGGCCTCTCCGCCTGGCTGAAAACCGGCGTCGTCAAACACAAGACCGCCCACGTCCGCCCCCTCGCCAAGACCACCGTCCCGCCGAAGGCCAAAGCCGTCGCCAAAAAAATCGCCGCCGACCTCCGCAAAAACAAATCCATCATGGGCGTCTTCGACGAGGGCTGCATGGGCATGTACAACGCCATCATCCCCGACGAACTCCTCTTCCAGACCGGCGTCTACAAAGAGCGCCTCTCCCAATCCGCCCTCTACTACGCCGCCACCCAGGTCACCGACGCCGAGGCCCAGGAGGTCTTCAACTGGTACAAAAAGAAGGGCTTCACCTTCCACTTCGGCACCAACGAAGAGACTGAACTCACCGAGCGCCAAGTTCTCCTTCAGTGCAAAACCTACATCGCCGCCGTCCGCATCGCCGACGAATTCGGCTGCGAGTCCATCGGCATCCAATACCAGCAGGGCCTCAAAGATCTCCTCCCCGCCTCCGACCTCGTCGAAGGCACGCTCAACAACAGCGACCGCCCTCCCGTCAAAAACGCCGCCGGCAAAGTCATCCGCCCCGGCCAGGCCATCACCCACTTCAACGAGGTCGACGAATGCGCCGGCCTCGACGGCGTATTCACCAACCGGGTGCACACCGCCCTCGGCCAGCCCGTCGAAAACACGCTCCACGATCTCCGCTGGGGTTCCCCCGACGCCTCCGGCACGACCGATGAATACGTCTGGGTCTTCCTCATCTCCGGCTCCGCTCCCGCCGCCCACCACATCGGCGGCTGGGCCGGTTCTGACTCGATGCGCCAGCCCGGCATGTATTTCCGCCTCGGCGGCGGCACCCTCCGCGGCGTCGCCAGGCCCGGCGAAATCGTCTGGAGCCGCGTCTGGGTCGCCAACGGCAAACTCAAGATGGACCTCGGCCGCGCCAAAGTCATCGAGCTCCCGAAGGAGGAAACCGAGCGCCGCTGGAAAGAAACCACGGTCCAATGGCCGATCATGCACGCCGTCACCTACGGAGTTAGCCGTGACCAAATGATGGCCCGCCACCAGGCCAACCACATCCAAGTCGCCTACGCCAACAGCGCGAAGGAAGCCGACCTCGCCCTCTACGCCAAAGCCGCCCTCGCCGCCGAACTCGGCCTCGAAGTCTCCCTCTGCGGTACCAAAGCCAACGGCACCGCCTTCTAA